From one Mycolicibacterium sp. HK-90 genomic stretch:
- a CDS encoding ABC transporter ATP-binding protein, with protein MSQSAISPSPKRVRTSSDLWRLLPYLLPYRARWIVMVVVAVVSLAATVAIPLMTKAVIDGPVRHQDPHGLWLLGTAAVAVGVSEAVLWFIRRWLVARATMGVEADIRKDLYARLQILPMSFHGRWQSGQLLSRVMNDLSTIRRFLSFGLVFLILNTLQIVVVTSILLAMYWPLGVVVLVSIVPITLTVLHFEREYTRLSRLAQDQTGHVATHVEEAALGLRVVKAFGREDYVFDRFDEQATQLYDTQFARVSVSAKFWTLLEVIPNLTLIVVLGFGAYAAGHGHVTMGTLVAFITMMLSLVWPIASLGFLLSMTQESFTAANRIAEIFDAPIEIADGPVSQPPRGGRLELRDVGFKFPDGDGEWALRHVDVVVEPGQTLALVGATGSGKSVLAALFSRLYDVTEGQILIDGRDIRELSLPVLRQTVATAFEDPTLFSMSVAENLRLGRADATDEQMAQAIEIAAAQFVYDLPFGLDTRIGEQGMSLSGGQRQRLSLARAILAAPKILVLDDTLSALDVHTEAQVTEALGRVLDEVTGVIVAHRASTVLLADKVALLQDGTITHIGTHAELLARVPEYRYLLAADDQLDDACERSCEWEDDEELGRLQRGHDERAAIDEAGEPPHLSAEVQRR; from the coding sequence GTGAGCCAATCCGCGATCTCCCCATCTCCGAAGCGGGTTCGGACCAGTTCAGATCTGTGGCGGCTGTTGCCCTATCTGTTGCCGTACCGAGCGCGCTGGATCGTGATGGTCGTGGTCGCGGTGGTCAGCCTGGCCGCCACGGTGGCGATCCCGCTGATGACCAAGGCCGTCATCGACGGCCCGGTGCGTCACCAGGATCCGCACGGATTGTGGCTCCTGGGTACTGCGGCGGTGGCGGTCGGTGTTTCCGAGGCGGTCCTGTGGTTCATCCGGCGGTGGCTGGTGGCTCGCGCCACCATGGGCGTCGAGGCCGACATCCGCAAGGATCTCTATGCGCGGTTGCAGATCCTGCCGATGAGCTTCCACGGCCGCTGGCAGTCCGGGCAGCTGTTGTCGCGGGTGATGAACGATCTGTCCACCATCCGCCGGTTCCTGTCCTTCGGTCTGGTGTTCCTGATCCTCAACACCCTGCAGATCGTCGTGGTGACATCGATCCTGCTGGCCATGTACTGGCCGCTCGGTGTGGTGGTGCTGGTGTCGATCGTGCCGATCACGCTGACCGTGCTGCATTTCGAGCGGGAGTACACCCGGTTGTCGCGGCTGGCGCAGGACCAGACCGGCCACGTCGCAACCCATGTCGAGGAGGCTGCGCTCGGGCTCCGGGTGGTCAAGGCGTTCGGCCGGGAGGACTACGTGTTCGACCGGTTCGACGAGCAGGCCACGCAGCTGTATGACACCCAGTTCGCCAGGGTCAGCGTGTCGGCGAAGTTCTGGACCCTGCTGGAGGTAATCCCCAACCTCACGCTGATCGTCGTGCTCGGTTTCGGCGCCTACGCGGCGGGCCACGGCCACGTCACCATGGGCACCCTCGTCGCGTTCATCACCATGATGTTGTCGCTGGTGTGGCCGATCGCGTCGCTGGGCTTCCTGCTGTCCATGACGCAGGAGTCGTTCACCGCGGCGAACCGCATCGCCGAGATCTTCGACGCGCCCATCGAGATCGCCGACGGCCCGGTGTCGCAGCCACCGCGTGGTGGCCGGCTTGAGCTGCGCGACGTCGGCTTCAAGTTCCCCGACGGCGACGGCGAGTGGGCCCTGCGCCACGTCGACGTCGTCGTCGAGCCGGGGCAGACACTGGCGCTCGTCGGCGCGACCGGCTCGGGCAAATCGGTACTGGCCGCGTTGTTCTCACGGCTCTACGACGTCACCGAAGGTCAGATCCTGATCGACGGCCGCGACATCCGGGAGCTGAGTCTGCCTGTGCTTCGGCAGACCGTGGCCACGGCATTCGAGGATCCGACGTTGTTCTCCATGTCGGTGGCCGAGAACCTGCGGCTGGGTCGCGCAGACGCCACGGATGAGCAGATGGCGCAGGCCATCGAGATCGCGGCCGCGCAGTTCGTCTACGACCTGCCGTTCGGCCTGGACACCCGAATCGGGGAGCAGGGCATGAGCCTGTCCGGCGGTCAGCGCCAACGCCTTTCGCTGGCCCGGGCGATCCTGGCCGCACCCAAGATCCTGGTGCTCGACGACACGCTGTCGGCGCTGGACGTGCACACCGAAGCCCAGGTGACCGAGGCACTGGGCCGCGTTCTCGACGAGGTGACCGGCGTCATCGTGGCTCACCGCGCGTCGACGGTGCTGTTGGCCGACAAGGTCGCGTTGCTGCAGGACGGCACCATCACCCACATCGGGACCCACGCCGAATTGCTCGCGCGGGTACCGGAGTACCGCTATCTGCTGGCCGCCGACGATCAACTCGACGACGCCTGTGAGCGCAGCTGTGAGTGGGAGGACGACGAGGAGCTGGGCCGGCTGCAGCGCGGGCACGACGAACGCGCGGCCATCGATGAAGCAGGCGAGCCACCACATCTCAGTGCGGAGGTGCAGCGGCGATGA